In Zingiber officinale cultivar Zhangliang chromosome 3A, Zo_v1.1, whole genome shotgun sequence, the DNA window GCATCGTTCCTTTCAATTACCATGCTCCAACGCAGGTACGCCAAGACATACGTTAGAAGGGGGATCCAGTTGCCAAATGTCAATAACGGCAATAACCCAGTCCAACTCCGAGGGCAAAGTGAGTTCAACGATTTGAATATGAGAGTTGAAATTTAGAAAACAAATTGGTTTCACGTCAAAGTTTGATTATACTCCTATGATTCTAAGACGGCACTCGAGTTAGGTCAAAGAGTGAATGTTACAAAGAAACAGGTCAATCTATGTTTTGAAGATAAACATATTTCTTGATTGTTAGGTATTTATAGGAGTATAATCAAAATATATGATAAATTCTCTTATAATTatgtttaataattcaaatttttttttgttcaaaaattatataaattattctAAACAATTAGATAGTTTTTAAAGGAAAAACTCTATAATCAAATCGACGCTAAAAAAACTCAATAAATTCGTCATAATTTAAACTACCTTAACTATATTCTGAAAATTTTCAACTCGATATATACAAGTCGGCACACGCCATGTTGGGTTTACCTTTTCAAATTTTAACCCGCGGACCCAATTAATTTTAAAGGTGAATGACATGTCGAAGCGTAAGTTACTTCTTGTCTAGTAATCAATTCTCAAAATTTTCATTCCGGAGAAAAATATATAGTATATCGGAACCATAAATGCTTAATTAATCTATTGAACGTTGTACCATAGCAAAATTAAGTTGATTATACATGTTTACTGACAACAGATTGATTTGCTGAATGAAGATGATTCTACGTTTTAAATGGACAGCAAATAATTACTCCTTAATGCAAAGTTAGTGCTTTAAATTGGCGACAAATTTTTTTTTCACTCCTTGATAACGAATTTAGTCTTCACACCATACTGAACATGAGACAATTCATGTGTGACGTCGAAGTGACAAGATTATTCATATCCTGCAAACAACAAGACCATAACAATCAGATCACGAATACACGATTCAATACTAGTTTCACAAGGAGATTACTTTGAAATGGGGATCAAACTGGCAACATATTTAATCAGATCAATTGAATGTGAAATGGGTATCTTTCACAGAATAAGAGCAGGTTCTTGAAGCCACGATTCTCAGCACAAAGAAATCTTCTTAATTACATTATATTAATAGCTTATTGCAGTCAATTAAAAGTTGACCTATTCAAACTTTGCAGACATTCCAGATCAATACAGCTCATAAATGAAGACATTGAAAAGAACTTTCCCGCTTTTGTGATTGAGGAAACACATCGTCACCTTCAGAACTAGCAATCTGACAACCAAACACAGCAGCAatgcaaacaaacaaaaaaacaaaagaatcaAATCACAGACAAATCGATGCCAAGCTTTTGAACAGGCATCTCACCGACACTGCCGCACAACAATCAATTATCATTTTCTTTATATAAGCAAAGCAAGCTGTAGATAAGCAATGGTGTCCATGGGCTTCAGGATTTCCTCCTCCATTGTTTTAAGTCAGCCTGACTAGTTTAAGAACTCAAGATACCATCCTCATTAAACCTGAACTGGAGTTGGTCAGGTGAGGACAAAAGCCATGATAAAAGCGAAAAAGAGATCATTTGATCTCACACACTTTCAGCTATTCCATTTGTCCTTGTAGGAGAAATCACATGGTTGCCTGTTCTGAACTCTGAAGGATGGCCTTTGTCTATTTTGGGTTCAGGTAGATAATGATTATTCTGTCCTTTCAACACTCATGCAGAGAAGAAGAAACATGAACAGAAAAGAAGCTTAAAGGGATGCAAGAAATCAAGTAATCCTCAACTATCAGAGAATAACATGATTCATGCAAACATATAAAACAAAGCACTGTAACATTCTTTCTCAGATGATAGCAACCATATCGTCCACCAACAGAAGCTAAGAGGAAGGCAAGGCATCAGCTCAAACATATATTCAATGCTTCGCTAAGCAAATCCTCGAGCACCTCCCCACTTATTTCTTTAGTGAGCTCCTCTATCTCTACCATAGTTGTTTTAGCCCAACTGAATCTTCCCACCTCTTTCCTCAATGTTGTATCCACCACCAGGATACCATTAGTCTCGGCAAACAGATTTGTTTGGTTGCTATAAAACCAGTCCCTTATTATGTCCCACACGACATCTGCCAAGGAGCATGTATGAGCATTTAACTGTGCCTGACGGCATGTCCTGTTGTGTGGCCAGATGCTCATTAAGGTGTTGCAACTGAGTTCTAATAGTGCTGAATTAACACAATCAAATATGAGCCTCAGGTTAGACCGCTTTTCCATAGATTCCTCTTCTCGCCAATTGATGAAGTTGTCTAGTAATATTGGATCCAATGGACTATCAAGAGAGTGCCATCCATTAAATATCGTATCCCATTCTTCAAATCCAGCATATGATAGCAATTTCCAAACAACTGCAAAGCATTCTTGGTCATCTTCTGTCATAGGCAAAGTATGGAGACTCGAAGGCTTGTGGTATAACATTTCCAAATGTGTATCCTCCCATGATAAAGAACGTGCAATTGATTCTATATGTGAAGACCTAGAGAgtgctgaaagaaagagatagGGGAATGCTTCAGAAAGTAGAAAGTTAAGCTTCATGTGGATGCAAGGTAATTCATACCTATTTTTCCAGCATTATCTTCAGATAACTGGCTCAATTTTTCTACATCATCTTCAAATGGTGCATCTAAAATTGAATTAGGGCTAGGCTGATCCAGGTTGTTAATGAAATTTTGTTTAGGAATGAATCTCTCTTGCTTTTCATTAGATTTGTCAGCAGTCTTTCCTTGTGCAAGCATCAGCATTGCCTGAGTGAGCATAAAAAAATCTATTACTTGAGGTAAACCAAAAAGAAAACATCAATAGACAATATGTATATCAGCCAACCAGACaatgaatgtttaaaaaaaaacaaaagacagtccggtgcacgaagctcccgccacgcagggtcccggggaaggatctattgtacacagccttatcctgctttttgcaagaggctatttccaggattcgaacgcGTGACCTTtgggtcacaaagcaacaactttatcgttgtgccaaggctccccttcaaacaATGAATGTTTATGCCCAAAAAAACAGCATGCGCGGacaaatcaaccaatcatgtGTGTAGATATGTAGACAGAAAATATCAACCAGAATGAGATAAAGAGAGAAAATTCAACAGTGAATTGACCTTTGCAGACACATTTGTGGCAGCTACTGGAGAAGCCGCAACTATGGATTCTTCCTCATCATTTACTTTATTGTCAAAGGTCAAACAACTCTCAGTTGATTTCGGCATAAGATAAGTTCTCACTACTTCAAGGTCAGCATCATAAGTCCCCACCAAGAGAGACGAAACAGGTCTTTCTCTATTAGCTTTCTTGCTCCTCGAAAAGAAAAAACTAGATACTTTTCCGCCGAAAGATAAATTCCCATGATTGGCCCTGGACACCTCTAACACTGTGGATTTGCTGATATGAGAGTGTGGATCTTCAATTTTCTTTTCAACATCATCATAAGCTGAAGATGAGACTGGGACACTCTTTGACCTTGATAGATTCCCAGGAGAAAGCTCTCTTGAATTTATTGTCCTACCTACTGAGAAGCAGAATGCAGGCTGCCTCATTTCATCTTCTCCAACACATGATTTGCTGCTTGAGACAGTAGACTTATGCACACACTCTTCTCTCTTTACCTCAGAAATAGCAAGCATTTCACCTAACGTTGTTGTATTCCTAGGCAATGACAATTGTGCTTCTTTCATTCCATTTGACGCCATTAAAGCCCACCTTTCTGAAAGTCGTCTCTTAGCTTCTCTAGTTACTGATGACTCAGGCGATTTTGAAACCTTACTGAATGAAGAGAGCGAGCAAGGACTGCCAGATCTGTCCCATGACTGCCGTGATGTTTGAGTCACTATATCCATCTCAGAGTCAGTAAAtccatcatcattttccatgtaATAAATTTCTGACAGATCAAATGAACTTCCTTCCCGACCAAATCTGTTAGAGACCACAGAAGACAACAAAGATTCATCCCTCTTATGCCCACTAAAAGTCTTTTGCATTTGCCGAGTACTTCTGTTGACTGTGTATGCTGTTCTGAAGGCTTCAATCTCTGCTTGGTCACCAAAATGGTATTGCCTTACTTGATACTCAGGTGATATGGTTGGAGTAGGTACTCTGGTGGTTTTTCCGGTGCTTGGCTTCAGGACCACTATCCTGGTTGGGTGGGAGACGCTTTTGGCCATTGAAGTATTAAAACTCAAGTCACATTGGTGAGTTTTTGTTCCACATCCACTCTCATTATTTTCTGGATATTCCTGTTTCTTGGCCATTTTTGTAGACTGTGCTTCAACGTCTTTCGATGGTTTCAATACTGTAGTGGGCTTTGTCTGAGGTGATGCAGCAAAAGGAAgattgtttagttgctttgtgaaCAGGGAGTTTGGTTCATCAAGAAATTTGAGAAATAAATCTCTGTTTGAACTGAGAACATCCAGCGCATCTTGAAATTCTTTAGAGTGAAGAAACTTCCCGTCAATAGCTAAACTCTTTGCCTCCATGAACTTTTGACGGGCAAGCATCATTTTTATCTCGTTCTGATTACCTTCACAGCTTCCCCTCTTTTGAGTTGATTTCTGCCAAACTTCATTTGCACCTCCTTGTTCCTTTTGACGATCAGATTGATGAGTCTGAGAAGGAACTGCCTTGTTAATTAATATATCTTGTTGATGACAATCTGTATGTGCTGCAAAATAAGCTTGATTAAGGCCTTCTTGGGACTTATTTTGGCTATCTTCTGGGCACGGCTGAGGTTTTAACTCATCATCAAGACCCATCAATCGAGCAACAACACCGAGTGGTTTCTGCTTAGACTTTATGTCTGTTGACATCTCTTGAGCTATCAGAATCTTCACTGGTGTTCCAGACATCTTGCTTGAAAAATTCTGTTTTGGATCATTAGTTATCTGAATCCACTATGGATCCCAATTAGCAAGATCAACCAAAGTGTATGCTTCATTATCAACCATAAATTACTATGTTCTTACCTGTTTGTCAATTATGTTAGTTTGACATGGAATGACAGCCTTTTTGACATAAGGTTTGTTTTGACTAACTATAGAACCTGTTCAACAACCAGATGGAATCAAACAAAAGAAGAATAGTGCTTTCATAACAAGGTTTCAGCATTAACTTAACTGCAATAGTCTACATAAAATGAATATAGAGACAGCAAGAATTGAACCAACTGACATTTCTGTttggtaaaaaaatttcaaagaaaacTGTATGGCCATGAAACAACATAAACATTTTTAAGAGCAAAGCATCTTAACTAAAATGAAGAGTGAAAGACAAAATCTTATCATTCAAAAGTACAATGCATTTGCACCAAAAAAATGTGTTGAAAAAATACATATCATAGAAAAGATCAACTATGTGTTTGCTATCAGCAAATTATACTTTGAAATTATAGCTTCAAAATGGATCCATAACAAGTGTCACATTCAAGTCAAATCTCTAAATTAAAATAACATAGTAGTTATAACCATTGTCCATTCAGATGTGTTTGAAGAGTCTAAATAAATACCATATCTGTGTGCTTTTTCACTTAACATCTTGGTCCCGGTCATTCTGTCACTCAAGTCAAGTATGTTGATCATCCTTCCTATACATCCAGGCAACGGCCTTTCAAAATTCTGTCTTAGCGTTAAACTCGCTCATCTTATACCTGGAAGATTAGACTAAAAGAAGAGGCATAAATCAGCAAAATTACCTCAACTATTTCTCAGGTTCAGCACTTGCACACCACTTACCATTGTTTACAATGACAAGATCTTCCCGTGAGAACTAGCTCCTTCAGGCTACAAGAAACAAATCAGCAGGTTAAGGAGTGGTAGATTAAAGGGCAAAAGATGCACACGTCTTGTGACTTGGGTTTTCATTCTTAGCTCACTACAGGGGGGATCTTCGCCGATTTAAGAGCCAGTAAAAACGTAGTTCAAATTGTACAAAATCATTACAGACAAACTTCTGAGTTTATTCGTAAGACAAATAAACGTTAACAAAAATGCTGACAGAAGACAAGATAAAGATGCTACTTTGAAGTTCCATCATAAAAAAAGACAGACTAATCACATGAATCGAAACTGAAGAATTCGAGGACCGAGTGTTAAAGCAAGCAAGAAAGTGAATGACAAAGGATCAAAGGGTACCGGAACATGAAAGAGTAGATAGGATAGGTAAGCAAAAGCGACATGACTTTCATCGgaatcttattttaaaaaatcatactgCAAGGGAGAAACGTTCTCCTTAAGGAATCACTGCAGAAAGGCTGCAACTTTTTGAAATTTGCGAAACATAACAACAAAGCATAGGGGAATACTTTCTTTGGGTCAAACAAGATACTCTTGAATCAGGACCTTATAAAGCCCCAAATCGAAGCTCAGATCTCAAAAATCcttatgaaaattcaaagatgaaTAAAAAAATGACCGATCCAAACCGAGAATCTCGGGCACCGAGAAATTGAATCAGGAACTGTGAATTAAGGAAACAATAAAGGAAATCCAGCCGAAAAAAATCTGCATTCAGCTCCAGACAGAGAGCGAACAACTCCAAGAGTCGAGATCGGGGGACAGAGAGAATATGAGGTAGAAAAAACAGAAACCTGATGACAAAAACTAGGAATCTAAAGGAGCTAAAGAAAGACATATCATTTTTCGTATCCATTCGAATAGATCTCCTCGTCGCCTACCTTGTTGCTCGTCCCAATGGGACGCTGCCACAGCAGCCGCCAACGACCTAGCACAAGAAACCTCCATCCCTCGGTCTTCTGGTGCGCTCGCAGTTCGCAGATCTCACCTCTGGCTGATGCCTGTGAATCAAGAGAGCGGCATTGCAAAGACAGTTGGGAAGACGACTGGCCTC includes these proteins:
- the LOC122052914 gene encoding uncharacterized protein LOC122052914 isoform X1; translation: MINILDLSDRMTGTKMLSEKAHRYGSIVSQNKPYVKKAVIPCQTNIIDKQWIQITNDPKQNFSSKMSGTPVKILIAQEMSTDIKSKQKPLGVVARLMGLDDELKPQPCPEDSQNKSQEGLNQAYFAAHTDCHQQDILINKAVPSQTHQSDRQKEQGGANEVWQKSTQKRGSCEGNQNEIKMMLARQKFMEAKSLAIDGKFLHSKEFQDALDVLSSNRDLFLKFLDEPNSLFTKQLNNLPFAASPQTKPTTVLKPSKDVEAQSTKMAKKQEYPENNESGCGTKTHQCDLSFNTSMAKSVSHPTRIVVLKPSTGKTTRVPTPTISPEYQVRQYHFGDQAEIEAFRTAYTVNRSTRQMQKTFSGHKRDESLLSSVVSNRFGREGSSFDLSEIYYMENDDGFTDSEMDIVTQTSRQSWDRSGSPCSLSSFSKVSKSPESSVTREAKRRLSERWALMASNGMKEAQLSLPRNTTTLGEMLAISEVKREECVHKSTVSSSKSCVGEDEMRQPAFCFSVGRTINSRELSPGNLSRSKSVPVSSSAYDDVEKKIEDPHSHISKSTVLEVSRANHGNLSFGGKVSSFFFSRSKKANRERPVSSLLVGTYDADLEVVRTYLMPKSTESCLTFDNKVNDEEESIVAASPVAATNVSAKAMLMLAQGKTADKSNEKQERFIPKQNFINNLDQPSPNSILDAPFEDDVEKLSQLSEDNAGKIALSRSSHIESIARSLSWEDTHLEMLYHKPSSLHTLPMTEDDQECFAVVWKLLSYAGFEEWDTIFNGWHSLDSPLDPILLDNFINWREEESMEKRSNLRLIFDCVNSALLELSCNTLMSIWPHNRTCRQAQLNAHTCSLADVVWDIIRDWFYSNQTNLFAETNGILVVDTTLRKEVGRFSWAKTTMVEIEELTKEISGEVLEDLLSEALNICLS
- the LOC122052914 gene encoding uncharacterized protein LOC122052914 isoform X2, with product MINILDLSDRMTGTKMLSEKAHRYGSIVSQNKPYVKKAVIPCQTNIIDKQITNDPKQNFSSKMSGTPVKILIAQEMSTDIKSKQKPLGVVARLMGLDDELKPQPCPEDSQNKSQEGLNQAYFAAHTDCHQQDILINKAVPSQTHQSDRQKEQGGANEVWQKSTQKRGSCEGNQNEIKMMLARQKFMEAKSLAIDGKFLHSKEFQDALDVLSSNRDLFLKFLDEPNSLFTKQLNNLPFAASPQTKPTTVLKPSKDVEAQSTKMAKKQEYPENNESGCGTKTHQCDLSFNTSMAKSVSHPTRIVVLKPSTGKTTRVPTPTISPEYQVRQYHFGDQAEIEAFRTAYTVNRSTRQMQKTFSGHKRDESLLSSVVSNRFGREGSSFDLSEIYYMENDDGFTDSEMDIVTQTSRQSWDRSGSPCSLSSFSKVSKSPESSVTREAKRRLSERWALMASNGMKEAQLSLPRNTTTLGEMLAISEVKREECVHKSTVSSSKSCVGEDEMRQPAFCFSVGRTINSRELSPGNLSRSKSVPVSSSAYDDVEKKIEDPHSHISKSTVLEVSRANHGNLSFGGKVSSFFFSRSKKANRERPVSSLLVGTYDADLEVVRTYLMPKSTESCLTFDNKVNDEEESIVAASPVAATNVSAKAMLMLAQGKTADKSNEKQERFIPKQNFINNLDQPSPNSILDAPFEDDVEKLSQLSEDNAGKIALSRSSHIESIARSLSWEDTHLEMLYHKPSSLHTLPMTEDDQECFAVVWKLLSYAGFEEWDTIFNGWHSLDSPLDPILLDNFINWREEESMEKRSNLRLIFDCVNSALLELSCNTLMSIWPHNRTCRQAQLNAHTCSLADVVWDIIRDWFYSNQTNLFAETNGILVVDTTLRKEVGRFSWAKTTMVEIEELTKEISGEVLEDLLSEALNICLS